Genomic segment of Acinetobacter larvae:
GAATTTATGCGCCTGTGGGCAACCATGAAACACTACTCGCCTATCTGGTTCGCCGCCTACTTGAAAATGGTGCCAATAGTTCTTTTGTCAACCAAATTGCCGATAAAAATATGGATCTGGAAAAATTAATCCAAGATCCACGTCAACACATTTTAGCAGCGGCTCAAACGGATCATCATGTCGTAGGTGCAATGCACCCAGCATTGGCATTGCCAAAAGATTTATATGGTACAACCCGTGTCAACTCGCATGGCATAGATTTAGCCAACGACGTCGACCTCAAACAGCTCAATGAATATGCACAACGTTGGTCTAAACAACTATGGGCTGCTGGTGCTATGGGGCTGGGCTTGAGCGAATTAGCTGATCCTCAACTTGCAGTCTCCATTCGCAATCCTGCCTTGCATTCGGATCTTGTCGGTGAGGTCATTGAAAGCAATAGCGCACAAATCAATCAGGCGCTCGACAATGCAGAAGCAGCGCAAATTGCATGGTCACAACGTCCTAAAAATGAACGTGCTGCCTGCTTACAACGTGCCGCCGATCTGATGCAACAACATCTCTTGCATCTGTTGGTATTACTCAGTCGTGAAAGTGGTAAAACCTATGCCAATGGCATAGCAGAAGTGCGCGAAGCCATAGACTTTCTACGTTATTATGCAGCGCAAATCATTGCACTGGATGCCGATACAAAAATCGAATCTCTGGGTACAGTACTGTGTATCAGCCCATGGAACTTCCCATTGGCGATCTTCAGTGGGCAAGTGGCTGCCGCTTTGGTGGCAGGCAATAGCGTCATTGCCAAACCAGCCGAACAAACACCTTTGGTTGCGGCCTTGGCGGTGGACTTATTCTGGCAAGCTGGTATTCCACAAGATATTTTGCAGCTATTGCCTGGTGATGGCGAGAAAGTCGGTGCTCAGCTGACCAAAGATCCTCGTATTCAAGGCATTATGTTTACTGGATCGACAGAAGTTGCCAAAATTTTACAAAGAACCTTGGCACAACGTGTCAGCCGTTTTGGTCAATCCATTCCGCTTATTGCCGAAACGGGTGGACAAAATGCCATGATTGTTGACTCATCGGCATTGACTGAACAAGTGGTGTTAGATGTGGTCAACTCCGCCTTTGATAGTGCTGGTCAACGTTGCTCTGCGCTACGTATTCTATGCGTACAAGAAGATAATGCCGATAGCGTGATTAATATGCTGAAAGGCGCGATGCAGCAATTAAAAGTAGGTCAGCCTTATTATCTCAATACAGATATTGGTCCAGTGATTGACCAAGAAGCGCAAATCAATATTCAAAATCATATCGATAAAATGCAAGCCAAAGGCTATAAAGTTGAGCAATTGGCTGCAAATGTTGATGATGTAGCACTCGCTGATGGTACCTTTATTTATCCGACCCTGATTGAGTTACCGCATTTAGACGATCTCAAACGTGAAGTTTTTGGTCCTGTTCTGCATGTCATTCGTTATAAACAAGGTCAATTAGATAACCTATTAAAGCAAATTAATGATAAAGGCTATGGTTTGACCATGGGCTTACATACCCGCATTGACGATACCATTCAAACCGTGGTCGACAATGCTGAGGTGGGCAATCTCTACATCAACCGTAATATTGTTGGTGCAGTTGTTGGAGTACAACCCTTTGGGGGCGAAGGATTATCTGGTACTGGTCCGAAAGCAGGTGGTCCACTGTACATCTATCGTTTAATGCATGCTTGCAATCATAAACAACTTGATCCACTTTTTGCGACCAAAATGTTTAATCCAAAACACCCCTTACCCAAAGCCTATGATCAATTGTTGCAATGGTGCCAACAACATGTGCCAACGCTTCAGTTAAAAGCAACCGCTTTGCCTGTGGGTCAAGTGATGATTTTACAAGGGCCAACTGGTGAAGATAACCAATATTTACTACTAGCCCGACCAAAAATTTTATGTCTCGCGACCGACAAGCAAGATTTACTCTATCAAATCAGTCTTGCACTACAGATTTCAGCTGAAATTGTCTTATTGAAATCCTGCAAAGTCAGTCAAGATCTGGTTGCACATTTACCCGATGCACTGTTGCAACAGATTAGAATGATTGATGACCTAGAAAGAGATCACTTTGATGCGGTGCTTCACCATGGCTCTGAGGAACAGTTACTGGCACTACAAAAGACCATTGCCGACCGTCAAGGTGCGATTATCGCTATTCATCATCAGCACCTTAGTCAGCACGACATTGCCATCGAACGTTTGGTTTTTGAACGGGCAACCAGTATTAATACTGCGGCTGCAGGCGGCAATGCCAGTCTGATGGCTTTAAGCTAAGCCCTATCACATAAGCAAACACGTAGTGCAGTATAAGCATTTATTTATACTGCACTATTTTTTTATCGATGATTTTCTACACAAATCTGCTTAAAATCTTTATACTGGTGTTTGATTTATTTCTATGCATATCTATATATAACAATCAACAAGGATCAAACAGCAATGCAAAGTCTATATGATCATCAACAACCGCATCTTGCACAGTTTCATATCAAAGACCAACAAATTTTCCGCACCCAACAACACCAAGAAGGTTATTTGCCTTTAGCCCAATACCACATTCGTAATCATTTGATCTACCGTACCGTGACGCATCGTGATGGCTTTTTAGCGCTACCACAGTATGAAATTCGTAATAACCAAGTTTTTCGCACCGTACACCATGCCACTCCCTATAGCCCATATCCGGTATTCGATATACGCTAAACTGCACTTCATCCGATTATGACGTTTCTATTGTAAATATCACCCTGTCCCAGTCTTTATTTCGCATGTGTTCTTTATTTCACATGTGCTATAGATAAAGACTGGAATTTTGAATGCCGACGAAAAATGAGAAAAACGAACCACTGGCTAGGTCTGTGGGCACATCGGCAGCATCAACCCATTTAGATACCTTCTGAGGGATATACAGCCAGTGCCACCACAGACAATGCCATCATTGCACCATTCATCACTACGGGATTAAATGCTGCAACCAAACTACTTGGC
This window contains:
- the putA gene encoding trifunctional transcriptional regulator/proline dehydrogenase/L-glutamate gamma-semialdehyde dehydrogenase, with amino-acid sequence MNMTDMTADLENSENQQDIFKNDAITTFHTANEAERELNRAWRRAEPECVETLLNASAIPDEINQRIHDLALELSHQLRDQKSASGKSGIVQGLLQEFSLSSQEGIALMCLAEALLRIPDQATRDLLIRDKINQGNWKEHVGQSSMMFVNAAAWGLMLTGKLMETPKQKSLSSMLTGLLERCGRGVIRKAVDSAMRMMGEQFVTGETIDEALRNAKALEAKGFRYSYDMLGEAALTEQDADRYYQDYLNAIHAIGKASHSEDEYSGPGISIKLSALHPRYQRAQVTRVLDELYAKVLELAKLAKHYRIGLNIDAEETERLELSLQLLERLCFEEQLAGWKGIGFVIQAYQKRCFYLVDYIVDLAKRSQKRLMIRLVKGAYWDSEIKKAQIDGMADYPVFTRKVHTDLSYIACAKKLLAAPEQVYPQFATHNALSMATIYNLADPAKYYPGQYEFQCLHGMGEALYQHVVGSKSEHKLGVPCRIYAPVGNHETLLAYLVRRLLENGANSSFVNQIADKNMDLEKLIQDPRQHILAAAQTDHHVVGAMHPALALPKDLYGTTRVNSHGIDLANDVDLKQLNEYAQRWSKQLWAAGAMGLGLSELADPQLAVSIRNPALHSDLVGEVIESNSAQINQALDNAEAAQIAWSQRPKNERAACLQRAADLMQQHLLHLLVLLSRESGKTYANGIAEVREAIDFLRYYAAQIIALDADTKIESLGTVLCISPWNFPLAIFSGQVAAALVAGNSVIAKPAEQTPLVAALAVDLFWQAGIPQDILQLLPGDGEKVGAQLTKDPRIQGIMFTGSTEVAKILQRTLAQRVSRFGQSIPLIAETGGQNAMIVDSSALTEQVVLDVVNSAFDSAGQRCSALRILCVQEDNADSVINMLKGAMQQLKVGQPYYLNTDIGPVIDQEAQINIQNHIDKMQAKGYKVEQLAANVDDVALADGTFIYPTLIELPHLDDLKREVFGPVLHVIRYKQGQLDNLLKQINDKGYGLTMGLHTRIDDTIQTVVDNAEVGNLYINRNIVGAVVGVQPFGGEGLSGTGPKAGGPLYIYRLMHACNHKQLDPLFATKMFNPKHPLPKAYDQLLQWCQQHVPTLQLKATALPVGQVMILQGPTGEDNQYLLLARPKILCLATDKQDLLYQISLALQISAEIVLLKSCKVSQDLVAHLPDALLQQIRMIDDLERDHFDAVLHHGSEEQLLALQKTIADRQGAIIAIHHQHLSQHDIAIERLVFERATSINTAAAGGNASLMALS